In the genome of Populus nigra chromosome 9, ddPopNigr1.1, whole genome shotgun sequence, one region contains:
- the LOC133703883 gene encoding uncharacterized protein LOC133703883 isoform X5 codes for MANLPQSLSMNTPFGGPSASNPAAAGAPANKDRKMASAEHLVLDLSNPDLRENALLELSKKRELFQDLAPLLWNSFGTIAALLQEIVSIYPVLSPPNLSPAQSNRVCNALALLQCVASHPDTRMLFLNAHIPLYLYPFLNTTSKSRPFEYLRLTSLGVIGALVKVDDTEVISFLLSTEIIPLCLRTMEMGSELSKTVATFIVQKILLDDVGLDYICTTAERFFAVGRVLGNMVSALAEQPSSRLLKHIIRCYLRLSDNPRACHALRSCLPDMLRDATFSSCLREDPTTRRWLQQLLHNVGGNRVPGLQAGGGFDHMLVN; via the exons ATGGCAAACCTTCCTCAATCTCTGTCGATGAACACACCTTTCGGAGGACCAAGCGCGTCTAATCCCGCCGCCGCTGGAGCTCCCGCCAACAAAGACCGGAAGATGGCATCAGCAGAGCACCTGGTTCTTGACCTAAGCAATCCTGATCTTCGTGAAAACGCCCTTCTTGAGCTCTCTAAG aagagAGAATTATTTCAAGATTTGGCACCATTGTTGTGGAATTCTTTTGGTACAATTGCTGCATTGTTACAG GAGATCGTTTCAATATACCCAGTTTTATCACCACCTAACTTGAGTCCTGCACAATCAAATCGAGTTTGCAATGCTCTAGCACTTCTTCAg tGTGTAGCTTCACATCCTGACACAAGGATGTTGTTTCTCAATG CTCATATACCTTTATATCTCTACCCTTTCCTAAATACAACTAGCAAATCAAGGCCTTTCGAGTACCTAAGGCTCACTAGTTTAGGTGTCATTGGTGCCCTAGTGAAG GTTGATGACACAGAAGTTATTAGTTTCCTTCTTTCTACTGAGATTATTCCGCTATGTCTGCGTACTATGGAGATGGGAAGTGAATTATCAAAAACA GTTGCCACATTTATAGTTCAAAAGATTTTATTAGATGATGTGGGCCTGGATTACATTTGCACCACAGCAGAACGGTTTTTTGCAGTGGGCCGGGTTTTGGGGAACATGGTTTCAGCACTTGCTGAACAACCCTCGTCACGGTTATTAAAACATATCATCCGATGTTATCTTCGCCTTTCAGATAATCCAAG GGCTTGTCATGCATTACGAAGTTGCCTGCCAGACATGCTGAGAGATGCTACCTTCAGTAGCTGCCTTCGT GAAGATCCAACAACAAGGCGATGGCTGCAACAGTTGCTTCACAATGTCGGAGGGAATCGGGTTCCAGGACTTCAGGCTGGGGGAGGATTTGATCATATGCTGGTGAACTAA
- the LOC133703883 gene encoding uncharacterized protein LOC133703883 isoform X4, with protein sequence MANLPQSLSMNTPFGGPSASNPAAAGAPANKDRKMASAEHLVLDLSNPDLRENALLELSKKRELFQDLAPLLWNSFGTIAALLQEIVSIYPVLSPPNLSPAQSNRVCNALALLQCVASHPDTRMLFLNAHIPLYLYPFLNTTSKSRPFEYLRLTSLGVIGALVKVDDTEVISFLLSTEIIPLCLRTMEMGSELSKTLGSHHFLSPRKDSPLNHYLHQTKKVATFIVQKILLDDVGLDYICTTAERFFAVGRVLGNMVSALAEQPSSRLLKHIIRCYLRLSDNPRACHALRSCLPDMLRDATFSSCLRFLFLQALAIVTHR encoded by the exons ATGGCAAACCTTCCTCAATCTCTGTCGATGAACACACCTTTCGGAGGACCAAGCGCGTCTAATCCCGCCGCCGCTGGAGCTCCCGCCAACAAAGACCGGAAGATGGCATCAGCAGAGCACCTGGTTCTTGACCTAAGCAATCCTGATCTTCGTGAAAACGCCCTTCTTGAGCTCTCTAAG aagagAGAATTATTTCAAGATTTGGCACCATTGTTGTGGAATTCTTTTGGTACAATTGCTGCATTGTTACAG GAGATCGTTTCAATATACCCAGTTTTATCACCACCTAACTTGAGTCCTGCACAATCAAATCGAGTTTGCAATGCTCTAGCACTTCTTCAg tGTGTAGCTTCACATCCTGACACAAGGATGTTGTTTCTCAATG CTCATATACCTTTATATCTCTACCCTTTCCTAAATACAACTAGCAAATCAAGGCCTTTCGAGTACCTAAGGCTCACTAGTTTAGGTGTCATTGGTGCCCTAGTGAAG GTTGATGACACAGAAGTTATTAGTTTCCTTCTTTCTACTGAGATTATTCCGCTATGTCTGCGTACTATGGAGATGGGAAGTGAATTATCAAAAACA TTAGGATCGCATCATTTCCTCTCTCCTCGAAAGGATTCTCCCTTGAATCATTACCTACATCAAACAAAAAAG GTTGCCACATTTATAGTTCAAAAGATTTTATTAGATGATGTGGGCCTGGATTACATTTGCACCACAGCAGAACGGTTTTTTGCAGTGGGCCGGGTTTTGGGGAACATGGTTTCAGCACTTGCTGAACAACCCTCGTCACGGTTATTAAAACATATCATCCGATGTTATCTTCGCCTTTCAGATAATCCAAG GGCTTGTCATGCATTACGAAGTTGCCTGCCAGACATGCTGAGAGATGCTACCTTCAGTAGCTGCCTTCGT TTTTTGTTTCTGCAGGCATTGGCAATAGTAACCCATCGATAG
- the LOC133703883 gene encoding uncharacterized protein LOC133703883 isoform X3: MANLPQSLSMNTPFGGPSASNPAAAGAPANKDRKMASAEHLVLDLSNPDLRENALLELSKRELFQDLAPLLWNSFGTIAALLQEIVSIYPVLSPPNLSPAQSNRVCNALALLQCVASHPDTRMLFLNAHIPLYLYPFLNTTSKSRPFEYLRLTSLGVIGALVKVDDTEVISFLLSTEIIPLCLRTMEMGSELSKTLGSHHFLSPRKDSPLNHYLHQTKKVATFIVQKILLDDVGLDYICTTAERFFAVGRVLGNMVSALAEQPSSRLLKHIIRCYLRLSDNPRACHALRSCLPDMLRDATFSSCLREDPTTRRWLQQLLHNVGGNRVPGLQAGGGFDHMLVN, from the exons ATGGCAAACCTTCCTCAATCTCTGTCGATGAACACACCTTTCGGAGGACCAAGCGCGTCTAATCCCGCCGCCGCTGGAGCTCCCGCCAACAAAGACCGGAAGATGGCATCAGCAGAGCACCTGGTTCTTGACCTAAGCAATCCTGATCTTCGTGAAAACGCCCTTCTTGAGCTCTCTAAG agAGAATTATTTCAAGATTTGGCACCATTGTTGTGGAATTCTTTTGGTACAATTGCTGCATTGTTACAG GAGATCGTTTCAATATACCCAGTTTTATCACCACCTAACTTGAGTCCTGCACAATCAAATCGAGTTTGCAATGCTCTAGCACTTCTTCAg tGTGTAGCTTCACATCCTGACACAAGGATGTTGTTTCTCAATG CTCATATACCTTTATATCTCTACCCTTTCCTAAATACAACTAGCAAATCAAGGCCTTTCGAGTACCTAAGGCTCACTAGTTTAGGTGTCATTGGTGCCCTAGTGAAG GTTGATGACACAGAAGTTATTAGTTTCCTTCTTTCTACTGAGATTATTCCGCTATGTCTGCGTACTATGGAGATGGGAAGTGAATTATCAAAAACA TTAGGATCGCATCATTTCCTCTCTCCTCGAAAGGATTCTCCCTTGAATCATTACCTACATCAAACAAAAAAG GTTGCCACATTTATAGTTCAAAAGATTTTATTAGATGATGTGGGCCTGGATTACATTTGCACCACAGCAGAACGGTTTTTTGCAGTGGGCCGGGTTTTGGGGAACATGGTTTCAGCACTTGCTGAACAACCCTCGTCACGGTTATTAAAACATATCATCCGATGTTATCTTCGCCTTTCAGATAATCCAAG GGCTTGTCATGCATTACGAAGTTGCCTGCCAGACATGCTGAGAGATGCTACCTTCAGTAGCTGCCTTCGT GAAGATCCAACAACAAGGCGATGGCTGCAACAGTTGCTTCACAATGTCGGAGGGAATCGGGTTCCAGGACTTCAGGCTGGGGGAGGATTTGATCATATGCTGGTGAACTAA
- the LOC133703883 gene encoding uncharacterized protein LOC133703883 isoform X1, translated as MANLPQSLSMNTPFGGPSASNPAAAGAPANKDRKMASAEHLVLDLSNPDLRENALLELSKKRELFQDLAPLLWNSFGTIAALLQEIVSIYPVLSPPNLSPAQSNRVCNALALLQCVASHPDTRMLFLNAHIPLYLYPFLNTTSKSRPFEYLRLTSLGVIGALVKVDDTEVISFLLSTEIIPLCLRTMEMGSELSKTLGSHHFLSPRKDSPLNHYLHQTKKVATFIVQKILLDDVGLDYICTTAERFFAVGRVLGNMVSALAEQPSSRLLKHIIRCYLRLSDNPRACHALRSCLPDMLRDATFSSCLREDPTTRRWLQQLLHNVGGNRVPGLQAGGGFDHMLVN; from the exons ATGGCAAACCTTCCTCAATCTCTGTCGATGAACACACCTTTCGGAGGACCAAGCGCGTCTAATCCCGCCGCCGCTGGAGCTCCCGCCAACAAAGACCGGAAGATGGCATCAGCAGAGCACCTGGTTCTTGACCTAAGCAATCCTGATCTTCGTGAAAACGCCCTTCTTGAGCTCTCTAAG aagagAGAATTATTTCAAGATTTGGCACCATTGTTGTGGAATTCTTTTGGTACAATTGCTGCATTGTTACAG GAGATCGTTTCAATATACCCAGTTTTATCACCACCTAACTTGAGTCCTGCACAATCAAATCGAGTTTGCAATGCTCTAGCACTTCTTCAg tGTGTAGCTTCACATCCTGACACAAGGATGTTGTTTCTCAATG CTCATATACCTTTATATCTCTACCCTTTCCTAAATACAACTAGCAAATCAAGGCCTTTCGAGTACCTAAGGCTCACTAGTTTAGGTGTCATTGGTGCCCTAGTGAAG GTTGATGACACAGAAGTTATTAGTTTCCTTCTTTCTACTGAGATTATTCCGCTATGTCTGCGTACTATGGAGATGGGAAGTGAATTATCAAAAACA TTAGGATCGCATCATTTCCTCTCTCCTCGAAAGGATTCTCCCTTGAATCATTACCTACATCAAACAAAAAAG GTTGCCACATTTATAGTTCAAAAGATTTTATTAGATGATGTGGGCCTGGATTACATTTGCACCACAGCAGAACGGTTTTTTGCAGTGGGCCGGGTTTTGGGGAACATGGTTTCAGCACTTGCTGAACAACCCTCGTCACGGTTATTAAAACATATCATCCGATGTTATCTTCGCCTTTCAGATAATCCAAG GGCTTGTCATGCATTACGAAGTTGCCTGCCAGACATGCTGAGAGATGCTACCTTCAGTAGCTGCCTTCGT GAAGATCCAACAACAAGGCGATGGCTGCAACAGTTGCTTCACAATGTCGGAGGGAATCGGGTTCCAGGACTTCAGGCTGGGGGAGGATTTGATCATATGCTGGTGAACTAA
- the LOC133703883 gene encoding uncharacterized protein LOC133703883 isoform X6 — translation MANLPQSLSMNTPFGGPSASNPAAAGAPANKDRKMASAEHLVLDLSNPDLRENALLELSKKRELFQDLAPLLWNSFGTIAALLQEIVSIYPVLSPPNLSPAQSNRVCNALALLQCVASHPDTRMLFLNAHIPLYLYPFLNTTSKSRPFEYLRLTSLGVIGALVKVDDTEVISFLLSTEIIPLCLRTMEMGSELSKTLGSHHFLSPRKDSPLNHYLHQTKKVATFIVQKILLDDVGLDYICTTAERFFAVGRVLGNMVSALAEQPSSRLLKHIIRCYLRLSDNPRFLHFQISNGSKQLPGFGLSCITKLPARHAERCYLQ, via the exons ATGGCAAACCTTCCTCAATCTCTGTCGATGAACACACCTTTCGGAGGACCAAGCGCGTCTAATCCCGCCGCCGCTGGAGCTCCCGCCAACAAAGACCGGAAGATGGCATCAGCAGAGCACCTGGTTCTTGACCTAAGCAATCCTGATCTTCGTGAAAACGCCCTTCTTGAGCTCTCTAAG aagagAGAATTATTTCAAGATTTGGCACCATTGTTGTGGAATTCTTTTGGTACAATTGCTGCATTGTTACAG GAGATCGTTTCAATATACCCAGTTTTATCACCACCTAACTTGAGTCCTGCACAATCAAATCGAGTTTGCAATGCTCTAGCACTTCTTCAg tGTGTAGCTTCACATCCTGACACAAGGATGTTGTTTCTCAATG CTCATATACCTTTATATCTCTACCCTTTCCTAAATACAACTAGCAAATCAAGGCCTTTCGAGTACCTAAGGCTCACTAGTTTAGGTGTCATTGGTGCCCTAGTGAAG GTTGATGACACAGAAGTTATTAGTTTCCTTCTTTCTACTGAGATTATTCCGCTATGTCTGCGTACTATGGAGATGGGAAGTGAATTATCAAAAACA TTAGGATCGCATCATTTCCTCTCTCCTCGAAAGGATTCTCCCTTGAATCATTACCTACATCAAACAAAAAAG GTTGCCACATTTATAGTTCAAAAGATTTTATTAGATGATGTGGGCCTGGATTACATTTGCACCACAGCAGAACGGTTTTTTGCAGTGGGCCGGGTTTTGGGGAACATGGTTTCAGCACTTGCTGAACAACCCTCGTCACGGTTATTAAAACATATCATCCGATGTTATCTTCGCCTTTCAGATAATCCAAGGTTTTTACACTTCCAAATAAGCAATGGCTCCAAGCAGCTACCTGGCTTT GGCTTGTCATGCATTACGAAGTTGCCTGCCAGACATGCTGAGAGATGCTACCTTCAGTAG
- the LOC133703885 gene encoding ribonuclease 3-like protein 2, with product MEASVFAVEKILNYKFKNKRLLEEALTHSSYTDSASYQRMEFLGDAALGLALSNYVYLAYPQLDPGHLSLLRAANISTEKLARVAIKHGLYRFVRHNATALDDKVKEFSDAVSGEDDDDALVYGGSIKAPKILADIVESVAAAVYVDVDFDLQTFWVIFRGILEPIVTLEDLQQQPQPVTMLFERCQKQGRNVDIKHWKNEAKSIASVYVDGQFIASSSSEQKEIAKLNAAKGALLKLSNSFPTNLNNVSLLDIFDGSSFEIEGAKQKLHELCGKKKWPKPNYNIENDMGPPHEKKFVCSVQIATVDGILYVTGDERTRVKDAENSAASSMIRALQDTDYL from the exons ATGGAGGCATCGGTATTTGCAGTGGAAAAAATCCTAAActacaaattcaaaaacaaacgGCTTCTAGAGGAAGCATTAACGCACTCCTCCTACACAGACTCAGCTTCTTACCAGCGGATGGAGTTCTTAGGGGACGCGGCGCTGGGTCTTGCGCTGAGTAATTATGTGTATTTGGCTTACCCTCAGCTGGATCCTGGTCATTTGTCTCTTTTGCGTGCTGCTAATATTAGTACTGAGAAACTGGCGCGTGTGGCCATTAAGCATGGTCTTTACAGGTTTGTTAGACACAATGCCACTGCTCTTGATGATAAG gttaagGAATTTAGTGATGCTGTGAGtggagaagatgatgatgatgctttAGTATATGGCGGGTCAATAAAGGCACCGAAGATTCTTGCTGATATTGTGGAgtctgttgctgctgctgtttaTGTTGATGTCgattttgatcttcaaacaTTTTGGGTG atatttagggGTATTTTGGAGCCAATAGTTACCCTCGAAGACTTGCAGCAGCAACCACAACCGGTGACTATGTTGTTTGAGCGGTGTCAAAAGCAAGGAAGGAATGTTGATATTAAACATTGGAAAAATGAGGCCAAAAGTATTGCCAGTGTCTATGTAGATGGACAATTTATCGCTTCCAGTTCGTCTGAGCAAAAAGAAATTGCAAAGCTTAATGCCGCCAAGGGGGCCTTGCTCAAACTATCAAATTCATTCCCTACTAATCTAAATAATGTTTCTCTTCTTGATATTTTTGATGGGTCTTCTTTCGAGATTGAAGGAGCCAAACAGAAGTTACATGAACTTTGCGGCAAGAAAAAATGGCCCAAACCAAATTACAA CATTGAGAATGATATGGGTCCTCCACATGAGAAGAAGTTTGTATGCTCAGTTCAAATTGCAACGGTAGATGGTATTCTATATGTGACGGGAGATGAAAGAACGAGAGTAAAGGATGCAGAAAATTCCGCTGCTTCATCAATGATCCGTGCTTTACAGGACACTGATTATCTGTGA
- the LOC133703883 gene encoding uncharacterized protein LOC133703883 isoform X2 produces MANLPQSLSMNTPFGGPSASNPAAAGAPANKDRKMASAEHLVLDLSNPDLRENALLELSKNKDLFQDLAPFVWNSFGTIAALIQEIVSIYPVLSPPNLSPAQSNRVCNALALLQCVASHPDTRMLFLNAHIPLYLYPFLNTTSKSRPFEYLRLTSLGVIGALVKVDDTEVISFLLSTEIIPLCLRTMEMGSELSKTLGSHHFLSPRKDSPLNHYLHQTKKVATFIVQKILLDDVGLDYICTTAERFFAVGRVLGNMVSALAEQPSSRLLKHIIRCYLRLSDNPRACHALRSCLPDMLRDATFSSCLREDPTTRRWLQQLLHNVGGNRVPGLQAGGGFDHMLVN; encoded by the exons ATGGCAAACCTTCCTCAATCTCTGTCGATGAACACACCTTTCGGAGGACCAAGCGCGTCTAATCCCGCCGCCGCTGGAGCTCCCGCCAACAAAGACCGGAAGATGGCATCAGCAGAGCACCTGGTTCTTGACCTAAGCAATCCTGATCTTCGTGAAAACGCCCTTCTTGAGCTCTCTAAG AACAAGGATTTATTTCAAGATTTGGCTCCTTTCGTGTGGAATTCTTTTGGTACTATTGCTGCACTCATTCAG GAGATCGTTTCAATATACCCAGTTTTATCACCACCTAACTTGAGTCCTGCACAATCAAATCGAGTTTGCAATGCTCTAGCACTTCTTCAg tGTGTAGCTTCACATCCTGACACAAGGATGTTGTTTCTCAATG CTCATATACCTTTATATCTCTACCCTTTCCTAAATACAACTAGCAAATCAAGGCCTTTCGAGTACCTAAGGCTCACTAGTTTAGGTGTCATTGGTGCCCTAGTGAAG GTTGATGACACAGAAGTTATTAGTTTCCTTCTTTCTACTGAGATTATTCCGCTATGTCTGCGTACTATGGAGATGGGAAGTGAATTATCAAAAACA TTAGGATCGCATCATTTCCTCTCTCCTCGAAAGGATTCTCCCTTGAATCATTACCTACATCAAACAAAAAAG GTTGCCACATTTATAGTTCAAAAGATTTTATTAGATGATGTGGGCCTGGATTACATTTGCACCACAGCAGAACGGTTTTTTGCAGTGGGCCGGGTTTTGGGGAACATGGTTTCAGCACTTGCTGAACAACCCTCGTCACGGTTATTAAAACATATCATCCGATGTTATCTTCGCCTTTCAGATAATCCAAG GGCTTGTCATGCATTACGAAGTTGCCTGCCAGACATGCTGAGAGATGCTACCTTCAGTAGCTGCCTTCGT GAAGATCCAACAACAAGGCGATGGCTGCAACAGTTGCTTCACAATGTCGGAGGGAATCGGGTTCCAGGACTTCAGGCTGGGGGAGGATTTGATCATATGCTGGTGAACTAA